Below is a genomic region from Miscanthus floridulus cultivar M001 chromosome 1, ASM1932011v1, whole genome shotgun sequence.
GAGTATGTGTGGGTGACCGATTCTGAGGGTTTGTAGCACCTCCTGAGGGGGGGGTATAAAAGGTGGCTTTCTGGGAGGGGGAGGATTACAAAAGAACAAAGACAGTACACACAAAGCTCTACCTTACCTAGGATATACAACTTTTACCCTAACGAGGGCAAACCGTCGTACATCATCTTCCACCACCAACACCAATGGAATCAGAAATAACTATGAGTTTGGCATCCATATAATTCGATTGTTGATATAAGAAAGAACACACAAAACTTGTAGAGGGTGTGGTGTTGGGCTCATATACTCATTTTGTTAGAAATGGCATGTCTATTTCAGAATATGAGGGAGTCACAagaaagtactccctccgttccaaattataagtcgctttgacttttctgGTACactcattttgctatgcatctagatataataatatgtgtagatacatagcaaaatggatgaacaaaaaaagtcaaaacgatttATAATATGTAACAGAAGGAGTATAGTACAACCTTGAATTTCCACTATTTGACGTGGAAAGATTATAATGTACGTCATGTGTTTGCATGTGCAATTCTTGGAAGACTAGGAACAATCATGAATTGACATGTATATCCTAAATTTAGTTGTTGGTTTGAGGAGGAAACAACAAATACACAAAGGTTGAATAGAACTAGATGATATTATGCTAAGGAGCAATTTTGATTGGGCAATCGATGTATCTATTATATCTATTCTTACATATATGGAAATATAAAAGTAGGTCAAGTGTAAGAAGCAGCGTGTGTGCATTACTCgtcaaaataaagaaaaaaaactcTATTTAACATAGGTTGATTGACTCACACTATATATGTTATGTTTCTTAATTATTTTAGATTCCAATTTTTTTGTTTGTGAAAGTAGTTTCTTATGTTGATTGTGCAGTGGTCCGTTGTGTTGTGTGTGTCATGCGATGTACATACACCAAACCAATGCTATGAGGTTGGACTGGATGATAAGTTGTTACATTACATGTCAAAAAGCAAAACAGATAAGCGTGCATCATGGGTTTCCACTATTTGATGTGGAAGAATTGGAGTATGTTACATTGTTTGTATTGGCATGGGTACATTGAGTATAATCAAAGATAGCATGTATCCTCACTAAACCTAGTTGTTGATACAAGAAATGAAATTGTACAAATATCATGCATTGTACACCAAACCAACAGTACAGGTTGGATTGCATGTGTAAGTCTAAGATGTGTGATTGTTGCTCTACACGTCAAAAGAAGAAATTAGATATGTGATGGTTGTTGCATTAGACGTCAAAAGAATAAATGAGATATGTGGTGCACCGTGGTTTTTCACTGTATGACATGGGAGGATTGACATGTGTTATAATGTTGTATTAGTTTGTATATTGATCTAGCAGGATAAAAGATAACTACGTGTGACATCTATATCATCAATAACTTGATTGTTGATACAAGAAACAACACACAAAGAATGTACATGGAAAGGTGTGGTATTATGCTAATGACCttcattttgtcatgcaaaattTGTCATGTGTCTATTCTAGGATATGAGAAATGGTAAGAAAGCACATGTCACCATGAGTTATTTATCGTGTTATACATAATAAGTCATGGTTATCCTCAACTCCAAACATAGAATAACTATACTGGTCACTAATAATGATCATACGGTAGATGCACTTTTTTCCAGTACTATGAAAAAGGTTCTTGGCACTAACTTCGATCGTTCTTGGCATCGGGGGCAGCAGGAAAGGGAGagcgagagaaagagagagagagagaaaagaaatggGCCGGGCTGGCCAAAACCTAACTCACCCTGTCGCGCCAGCCCGCCTGGCGCGACAGGGCGGATCCCATGCTCCGCCACGTCAGCTCGGGTCAATTACGGACGCCAGCGTGGGTCCCCTTGTCGCGCTAGTGCATGTGGCGCGACCAAAAGGGTCACTTTGTGCAATTACTTTTTTTAGCGATTAGTACTAAAATATTGATTAAAAAgggattaaaattaaaaaaaaatccaccacAGGTCCACAAGTGATGGCTGTTCACTTCAAAAATAACACTAACACGAATCTTCCATAGAAATCAAAAGTTGCACGCAGATGCAATAAAAAAAAGGGAAATCTACCCATACTGGTTTAACATTTCAACACAGCATAATCAACAAAATTTGACACTAGAAACAGTAACCACATGATCCACATTTCACATTTGCAACAGGCTACCAAATGTTGGAATTAAATTCCCTGAATCATAAAATTAAATTCCCTGAATCATTAACAGCATGTTATACAATAAAGTGCAGAGTTGCTCTGATGTTCAGAGCAAAGGTATTGCTTCTCCCTAAGTTCAATGGCCTGATATGCAGCGTGCACAGAGCTTTAATCTACCATGATCCTACAGCGCCCTGGGCTGGGTTTTCGAAGTGGGAGAAGCCCCAGTACGTCTTCAGGGAGTACAGTGGGTGGATGGTTGGTCCTGCAGTTGTGATCCTGGCAATCTGTCATTCAACAGCTGGTTAGAGCAATCTGTAATCATATGCTGAATGTTTACATGTTCAGCAAACTAAGCACATTAACCATGATTAATGGGTTGATACCTGTAACTTGTTGATAGATGACCTGTCACGGTACAGAAGGACCAGCAAGCACTTCTCAACCAGCTTTACAGCTTCTTCAAAAGTAATATCCTCACGCCATTCAGCACTAAGTATTGGGATCGCCAGATGATTTCCAAATCCAGTAGCAACATAGTTTTCCTCAAAATGGGTACCAATCATGTTAACCTGCACAGGCCAAGAATTAGGCATAAGATGTTGACAATCCTAATTTTAAATCTCACAAAATCAATAAAAAGAACCCAAGGTTGCTAGTTAGACAATCGATATGCGACATCATACTTAGTATGGGAGTTGCCGCTGATCTGTGGCATCTTCTAGTGGCAAACTGGCAACAGTTTCTATTCCCAAGTGCCCAGTGAAAAGTAAGATACTATCATTTGAAAGAAGAGCATACCATGCCAAGATACTTCTCATCACCCTTTGGACCCTTTTTAGGATCAAACTTGTTGCGTCTGTTGTACATTACTCTTGTCAAATAACTGTGGATCTCTTTGGGGCCCAAGGAGTTTCCATCATCCCACATATGATCAGACAAACTGAAAAGAAAGGGCCAATGAAGAGTTTCAAATATCCATAGCATTATAGAGAAAAACATGAGTTCGCATTATGAAGTTCCATATTCGCCCATTAGTTATGGAACACTTTTCTCGAACACATTAGTTAAGGACATACGTTAGTTCATCCAGATAGTGTAAAATCTCCTGGAAATCACTGAACTCTCCGCTTGCTCCAATGAGACCATGCTTGCCAACTGCCTTAATGCGTTCCACACTCTTGTATCTCAAAGTTGACCCACACGAGGCTGCAAAAAGAAGTTAATACTAAAGTTCCCATTGTGATAATGGTATCTGTCTGTGCAGATGAACCGGGACTAACCTCCAGTGTCACATGCCATGATGACACCATCCTTGTATTTCAAGGCATAATGGTATCCTATTCGGCTGATCCAGTTTCAGCTGATTTCAGCAGATTTCggttgattcaatagtgttctgtgagagagaataaactgAAACAAGCTTAAAGTTGTTCAGCCGAACAGGCTAATGCCAATCACATACGGATACCTACTGATGTGAAACAATGACCGGAGTATGTGAATGGATAGGCTTATCAAAAGCAATGCACAACAATAGAATCAAAGAAGAGTTGAATAGAAATGCCACACGGCAAGGAAACTTGGACAGTAGTAGAGGTGTTCTGAAAATAACAAGCACACAATTCATGCCAGTCATATTGCCCTCACAGAAAACGTTAGAAACAAAGGCAATAACCAGGATACTGTTCACAGCTAATACTTGTAACAGTAACAGATATAGTATCGCCAATAAGCTAAAAAATTGTAAATGTGTATATACTAGGTCAATGTGCAGTAGTATAATCCAGCTTAGAAACATTGAACAGTATAGAATGACAATCACTTAAAAAAACTAGCCCATTGTTGCAATGGTATGATCACACAGCAAATTAACTTATTAAGCGTAAACAGAAAAGGCAAGGGGCTGGCAGTAGATAGAATAGAACATTCATAACCAGAACTCCAGCAGTAAAGAAAAAACATATTGTGGGAAAGTACAAAAGCTCAAGATCTTACATGGTCAAGGTGCGCTGGCAGTTGACATCCTGCATAAATAAAgatgagttaaatgcaccagaggtccattaacttatgAGCAGGTTtcatttaggtccatcaactaTAAAAATGGATTTTTAGCTCCATAaactttatatgtcatatcaattAGGTCCATATGTTTTCGCGTGGATTTCTCATACTCACGTGGCTCGCTGCCATCTAAAGCAGCTCTAGATAATGCATTTCGCCAAACAGGCTGTGGGCGAGCGCCACTGCCTTCGGTGCCGACACCGGATCACCACGCCTGCGATCAGGGCGCTAGACATGACGGTGCCGGGCGAGGCCAGCGCGGCGTGCCAGGTGCGCCATGAGCGGGCGGAGCGAGCACAGCATGAGCGCCACGAAGGCGGCCTCCGACGCGAGGATGTAGACCGAGAGCGCGGCGCCGACGAACACGCGGAGCTGGAGGAAGGCCGCGCGGCAAGGAGCCGGCGGCGGGACGGCAAGCTCCAGCAGCGGCACAAAGCTGGCGCGGGCGTACCAGTACTACGAGGTGCCGCGCCTCGCCATGGACGGCGCGGAGAACCTGCTGTTCGCCTGTTCCTGAAGGCGGCGGCGTACGTCGCGTCGCTACCGTGGCTTGAGGACGCGGACACCGCCTGCGTGCTCTCGTCGGCCGCCAAGTGCAATGACTTCGCGCTGCAGCTGGGGCGGGGCCACACCGTGCGGGATGCATTCCTCGGCGGCCTGGAACTTGAGCCAGTCACAGAGGGAGATATGGTGATGCAGTGCCTGGACACCATATGCAGCAGCAGCACTGGCGTCGTCAAGACATTCGAGAGCGCGCTGTACGAGTCTCATGGCTACTCGCGACTACAACGAGCCCCTCCAAGTGCGGCACCGTGGTCCTTCTACCGGTCCAGCATCGCCGAGTTCGTagccacgttcatcttcctctaCGTGTCCGTATGTGGCTCCGTGCTCACTGTGATGGGCATCAGCAAGTCCCCCTCCAAGTGCGGCACCGTGGGCATCCAGCAGGGCATCGCATGAGCGTTCGGCCGGTGGCATGATCTTCGCGCAGCATCTGCACGGGCACGTGCTCCGCGAGGACGATGGGCACGTCAACCGCGCGTGTCCGCCGAGGGCCACGGCGAGCCTCCCACGCACGTCCGCTGGCGCCCACGGCCACACTCCCACGGCGCGGAAGTCGAGCTCGAGGCCGACCAGGAGCAGGAAGAGCAGCAGGCTGAGGCCGGACACAGTGTCGAGCGCCGCGGTACCTACTCTGCCTGCTCGTCACGGCCACAGCATGTTTAACGAAATGCATTGCCAAGACACGCTTTACATAGACAAATCAGCAAGCCACGTCAGTATAAGAAGTCCATGTGGAGGCATATGGACCGAAGTGATACACTTATCataagttaatggatctctggtgcatttagCTTAATAAAGATAGTAAACATATCGGTATGATCGACAGCATAATTGAAGACACAAATCATCACCAGTGCTAGCGCAACAAGAGCACCTGAGTCCAAAAAAATTATTGTAGGCTGAGGGGCTCCCCTGAAATACAGGTAAAACTAAAAATTTCTAACAATGTTTCTTGGGCAAATAAAATTAATCAAGGGCAACCAATGCTAACGAAAGTAGACATCCTTTGCTCTCCCACAGATGTATCTAGTGGCATGAAAATGTTTTCAATCAAGATTCTAATCTGTCATGGAGCAGAAACAGAGCTCCCTCAGAATCTACGTGCGCGTTCTCCACAACGTGCTACAGTGATGTTCTCGACAAGAAGGAAAAGGCGCGCTCCAGAATAAACACAGGAGGAGGGATGCAGGGGTGGGGGAGTACCATGGAGCTGGAGGGCTGGACGAGGAGTTCCTTCTTGTGATTGAGCTTCTCCACCTCAGGCGGCGGATTCAGCACGTCGATGTCGTTCTGCGCCTCTGCGGCACCTGCAACACCACCACTTGCAAAACCACACCGATCAGAACCCAAAATCTGaccaagaaaaaaagaagagcAAGGGACCGGAAGTATTCTGTCGGAATGGGTCGCTGTGCGTACAATGGTGGCAGGCTAGTGTTCGCTCCGCCGGCTCCACTTTGAAGGAGAGGATCTCCGGCGAAGGAAGCGGCGGCAGGGCGTCCGAACTCGGGAGTCagggaggcagagcagagggTTGCGGTGGTGCTTGTAGCGGAGGGTGAAGCGATCTGCAATATGGACTCGGATCTAGAGAAGGTAGGAAGAGGAGGAGAAATTCGGAATTGGAAAAGCAAAACTTGCAGTCTTGCAGAGGAAGAACCAGCAGAAACGGCGGAGGAATCGGAACGAGTTCAGAATTCAGAGTCTgtacctttttttttttaattcacaCAAAGTCGACATACGGAGTACGTGGGCTGGGCTTGGCCTGACGCCTGAGCTTGATGGGCTCCCCGCACGACTGCACAAGACGCGGCATGCCCGGCCCTTGGGATGGTCCTGTGCCGTCCAAATAGGGCCAAATGGCACCAGGCCGCCAACGAGTGCTTGAAGAGCATCTAGTCCGCGCGGCCGACGGCGTATCCGCTACCGCCATGGTGCTTGACGAGTGAGCGACTCCACGATCGACCTACTGAGCTGAGACAACAAGCACATATTCGAGCTGTCGTGCGCTTAGCAGCCTGGGAACCGAAACCTGGCCCACGTTTTCCTTCCCATGTTTCATGTTCGGGAACGTCTACGGTCCGAAAACGCGAATGTTTCTGTTCCCACGTTATAAAATGATATTCAAGTTTCCGTTCTCGTTCCGGGAACGGGGCAGAAACGGGAACATGACTGCTAAGGTCGTGCGTGAACGATATCGTGGACGGCCAGACCCAGGCTGCGTGGTCCAAAGCGCGAGTGTATTGACGGTCGCCGCTAGCTTTTGACTGATCGACAGCATGCATGCGTCAAGGGTGAATGAAGTCTTGCTTGCATCTCATGTGCATGCATGCTTTGCACGGTCAGTCATGCCGTTGGAGAACACGGCACCGTCCATCCGGAATCGTTGCATCTTTAACAGGAGAACTCAcgtttcgatattacataaaaaaTAACCAATGCCGACTCAGCGGTGCACCTTAGGTGGCCTTGCGTCTTCGCGGCTGCCTGGGCGAACCCGTTCGGCCGTCCGCGAAGAGTGCGTCCAATGCTTCGGCGTTGGACGCAGTCAGGTTCCCGTTGAAGATCATATCAAAGGCCTCCAGTTCCGACGCGGATGGCGCTGATGGACCCTTGGTGTAGCCCATACGCTGCATGATTAGGACCTCACGTCGCTTGAAAGTG
It encodes:
- the LOC136486606 gene encoding proteasome subunit beta type-4-like; the encoded protein is MACDTGASCGSTLRYKSVERIKAVGKHGLIGASGEFSDFQEILHYLDELTLSDHMWDDGNSLGPKEIHSYLTRVMYNRRNKFDPKKGPKGDEKYLGMVNMIGTHFEENYVATGFGNHLAIPILSAEWREDITFEEAVKLVEKCLLVLLYRDRSSINKLQIARITTAGPTIHPLYSLKTYWGFSHFENPAQGAVGSW